In Chlorobiota bacterium, the sequence ATCGTGGGTTGCCCCAGGGGTGCTGGCCGTCCGCTCGAACGGGTAAAGGTTAATCACCACAAGGTCAATGGATTGGATTCCGTGCTGCTCCATTGCGGCGCGGTGGGTGGGGTCGTCCAGCCGTGCAAGCAGCCCGCCATGGACCATCGGGTGAAGCGTCTTCACGCGGCCATCCATGATTTCGGGAAACCCTGTGATCTCGCTGACATCCTTCACAGCAATCCCTGCCTCGCGAATTGTTCGCGCCGTTCCTCCGGTGCTGAGAAGCTCCACCCCAAGCTGTGATAACTGGGCGGCAAGTTCAACAATTCCGGTTTTGTCCGAGACGCTAAGAAGTGCGCGAGCGATGGTCTGCATGAAGTGGTTCTGTTGCTGAAAATGTTGGCATTGAGAAGCGGGCAAATATACTTGGCAACGGGCGAAGCGGCGTTCCGGCCAGACGTAAAGGCGTGCAACGTTCCGGCAACGGAACCCCGCGCCAGAAAACAGAACGACCGCAGAGCGAAGGGTGTCTCTGCGGTCGTGCGGTTTGGGGTTCGCTGGTTTTTGTGGTTAAGGGGGTGAGGCTGAGTAATGGCCGCTGCCTTCGCGCCCCCCTGCTTCACCCTGGCGGGCGAAGCGTCCCCCCAATGCTGGGGGGAAGAGGGTTTTAGAAAGATTGATTGTTCGCTGTTGCCCGGGGCATTGCTGCCGGTCCCTCTCCCAGCATTGGGTAGCGGCCCCGACCTCCGTCGGGATTGATAACAGGTCTTTAGTCTGCCGAAGACTGAAGATGACACCGAAGGCTAAAGACCTTCGGCTACCGCTCCCCGCAAGGCGGTGCTGGGTCATCGTTACCGCAATGCAACCAATGGAGTTTGCTCAACTTCCGGTTCGCGGTAGCGCAAAAATCCCGACGGATCCACCTGTTCGCCGTCAACAAGAATTTCATAATGGAGGTGCGCTCCGGTTGCCGCGCCGGTTGCGCCCACCCGTGCGATTACCTTGCCCCGCATCACCGTATCCCCGACCGCCACAATCAGTTTGGAGGCGTGGGCGTAGCGGGTGACGTAGCCGAACCCGTGGTCAATTTCAATGGTGTTGCCGTAGCCGTTCCGCCACCCGGCAAAGGTGACAATCCCGCCGTTGGCCGCAAGAATCTCGGTCCCGTGAGGCGCGGCGATGTCAATTCCGGTGTGCATTTTTTCGACCCCTTTAATCGGGTGAACGCGCATTCCGTAGGGGGAGGTGTAGCGGCCATCGCAGGGGATCATCAGCGGAAGTTGGTTGTTCATCCGGCGATGCTCGCCCACCAGAACCAGCATCTCATACAGTGCCTGTTGGTAGGTGATAACCTTCCGCAGCAGCGTCACCGAATCGGAGGTTGGCGCGGGGGCGGGGGATTGGGTAAGGCGGATGATCCCTTGGATTTCTTCCTCAAGCTCCATCATCCGCTGGCTTGCACGCACCCCAACCGGCTCGGGAATGGATTGCGCGATTGTGCGAATGCTTGCCGAAAATTGCTCGGTTGCCAGCACTGCCGAATTGCCGAACGAAGCCTTCCCCCAAAATCCTGCCGAAGCAAATGCAGTGGAGAAGTGCGACACCAGCAACACCAAGCTGCAAACGAACAAAGCAAATGATAGCAGTAACGTATCCCTACGTAATCTCATGCGGTCTGTGTGATTGTTGGTCCGTGTTGCACTCCGGCTTGTGGCATTCTGCCCTTGCCCGAAATGCTGGACCTTGCGGTAGAAAAAAAAGCGGTGGCGGAGATAGCCGCCCTGCGTTGAATGCGGTGCGAAGAAAGGGCATCCGGCGGGCTTGGCCAATTAATTTTCCGTCATTTTTCTAGTATGACAGGACTGTAATCGAAACGGAGCGGTGGGAAGCAAGTCCGGCATCCCAAAAACCTTGCAAAATCAAGGATTCAGGGCCTTGCACCGGTGTGCAAATGAAGAGGGTAAGCCATGGTTTATGAAAACGTAACGAAGGGGAAAACCAGCCGAATCTTCTGCCCGCACGCTTCGGGGAAGGGGGGAAGCGGGAGAGAGGTTCTTTCCAAGCGGTGGCTGCGCGAAGGGATTCCGCAAGGTGCACCGCCGCAAGGGAAAGGGGGTGCACCAGCTTTATAGAGGGGGTAGCAAGCCCTGCAATCTCCCCAGCAATCCGGCAGTTTTTTAGCAACCTCTGCGGCACGCCGCCAAACGGCCAAGAAAAACTGCGCAGCCCCCAATTATTCCCTTGCCATCCCTTGTAACGCGCAATAACTTAGCCCCCGTTGTTACCCCCGTATCTGCTTCGGTAATAACCTCAGCATCGGTAGCATTTCGTGCTTCTCCCGTGCTACCCCTTCTGAATTTCCAAATAAGATAACAGCATAACCAATAACTGTGTGAGGAGAATCGCAATGTTGAGACCACAAATTCCTACACTACGTGCAGCATCAAGAATCATAGTATTACTGATGCTCATCGGATCTGCCACTACGGTGCAACTGCAGGCAATCAATCCCTGCTGGGAGGAAGTTAAACACCTAGAACTTGTACAACCCTATCCAGTATATGTTGATACTTGTTTAGTAAATCAAGGTACGCAATGGATCTTTTCACTGTATGCTAAACAAGACTTTGAATTTGTATTCCGTGTTGCTACTCGAGTGAATTCAACCCCACTAATTCCAAATGATTCTACCATAGAGATTACCTGGAATGATATTAGTACAGAATATTCGGCAATACGTTCAATGTTATCAGATATAGAAAATAAATTTGGCAGTTTTTATATGAGAAGAAAATATCCTTCAGATACTAGCGTTGTGTTAGCTAATGTGTATTTAGTTCGATTTTCCAATTATGTCAAAATAGATTCTGTCCTTAATACTGTTCTGAATGCCAACGTTTTTGCTGAGGTTCGTTATGAGCTTGTTGATGCTACGTTAGATGTACCAAACGATCGAGGTCTATTACCATTAGAGCCTGATCTCAGCCTTCGTATAGAAAATCCACCAGCAAGTAATGAGAATGATTTTTGGAAGAATTATTCTCGCAAAGTAGATGCCCGGTCAGGAACCTACATCTACCGCCTTAGCGCGGCAGGGCGCGAGCTATCACGCACGATGCAGGTCGTTCATTAATTACACAACATCAGGCCAGCCTTGTTCAAGGCTGGCCTGATGCTTTTTTTTTCAGGGAGAAATGAGCAATGAATAGAGGACAATTAACACTGGCACTCTTCTGCTATTTCTGTTGTTGTACTGCGATTACTGCCCAACAGCCAACATTATTGTGGGGGCGAGGGGCTCATGCTTTTTCTATTACTGGAGTATCCTATAGCTCAGATGGCTCAGAACTGTATTGCGTGAGTAGTGTTAGCCGTGCCATATTTCGTCATGATGCTCAGAGTGGGTTGTTGAAAGGAATACTCCATGATGATGAGATGGTGATAGGATTTGATCCTGGTTTAGTGGATTTCTCTGGAGATGGAAGATATGTAGCCTATACAACAATACGAGGAGAGGTAGTTTGGAGAGAAATGCCTTCAGGACGGTTGCTGTACCGATTTTCTGATCCTCAGAAATTCATTGGAATAAATGTGCGTTGCTCTCAAAATGGACAATACCTTGCGACATTAAATTCTGATTCGACAATAAAAGTTTGGGATACTAAAACAGGGAAGGAGTACTATACCTATAAGTTGAAAACGTCCGCATATGCTGATTTTTCAATAACATCTAATGGGCAATATTTAGCAGTTGAAAAGCCTCTGACGGTGATTATTATGGATATGGTTGCTGATACTGTTAAATGGCAAGCAGATCTTCGTGAATTTCATTTTGCTGGGGAACACCCATTTTTGCAATTCAGCCCTGACAATCAAAGTCTAATGGTTAATTTTGATCATAACAGTTTAATGTATAAAGTTGATGATGGAAGAATTATATGGAAACGCTCGGAGGTAGGCTTAGGTATAGGAAGACCTCGATTTTCAAGGGATAACAAGTATGTTATTAGTGGCGCATCACAGCAATCTGAGCACAATAACAATTATTATGGATTAATAGTCTATACTGTACAAGCAGGAAGATATATTGGAATATATAATTCTCGTCGAGGCAGGACTTCAACAGTATCATTTTCGCCAAATTCATCAAGGTTGACTCTTGGAGGAGATCTCCATGGTGATTTATATGAATGGGATATTACGGCAGATACGTTTGTTCGTGATTATAACGAATATGCTAATGGAGATATAGCCTTTTTAATGAATGACACTTCTCTAATTGCTATTAATGGTGTAGAAGGAACAACCATCTACAGCACAAACCCCACATTCAAGCAATCTATCCATACTGGTGTTCCTAGTGGTAGTTCCTCAGCCGTCAACCCCTATGATAGCAGCATTGCTTATGGTAGTAATTACCTGAAAAATTATGGGTATCTACTGTTTTATGACCTTGATAGCTTAAAAATAGAGCAGCCTTCTGGTGGCGTTTACGCAAATGATAAAATCTTCTGGGATCAGTTTATCTACGACCTCACGTTTTCTGGCGATGGAGCATACCTTGCGGTTGCTTCCGAAGGGAGGGTGGTGCTGTGCGATGGGCGCGCACGAACCATTATTGCCCCACTCCCCAGCGATTCCCTCCGCTTTACCTCCGTCAGCTTTGCTCCCGATAACTCCATGCTGGCTGCGGCCAACAACAGCGGTGGGTTCGTCAGCCTCTGGAACCCCGCCACCCAAGAACCCCTTCCCCCACTCCGTGCCTTCGATGATTCGGTTCGCATTGCCCGATTCTCCAGCGATGGCAAGCTCCTTGCTGCGGTCGGCAACGATAGCACCATCCGCATCTTCAACGTTGCCGATTGGCGTTTGCGGCGCATCCTTCGCGGCCACACCGGGCGCGTCAACGATATTGCCTTTGCCAACGGAGTCAACCGGCTTGTCTCGGTCAGCAGCGATCAAACGGTGCGGGTCTGGGATGCAGAAACGGGGGAGGCGATTGCGGTGAACCGTGAGATGTCGGAGTATTATTACAACGTGGCGATATCGCGGGATAATCGGTACATCGGGGTGGGGGGCGTAAGCGGGGTGTATCTGTTCAGCGCGTCAAGCTCACTGGGGGTGGAACGCAAGGATGAGCAGCCGGTGGTGCTTCCGATGGAGTTGCGCCCGAACCCTGCATCGGAGCGTTGCGCGTTGAAGTTAGGGATGGAGTGGCTTGGGGAACCGAACCCGAAGGTGAGGGTGATGGATATGATGGGAAGGAGCTACAAGGTGGGGATAGCGGTGGGGTCATCGTTGGAGGCGGGTGTGGTGGTGGAGTTGGAGACGGGGGAGCTATCGGCGGGATACTACGTCATTGAAGTGGCAGGCCGCCCAGGCCGAAGCGTGGGAAGGCTGATGGTGGTTCGTTAGGCGGTTGTTTGGGGAAGGGGGCGGGGCTTGCAAACAGAACCACACATTCCCCCCAGCACCTTGTTCCGTAGATTTGCGGGCAAACACCGAAGAGTTTATGCTGCTTGCCGCGCTTCAGTTTAGTCCAGTTTTGGGGGATACTCCTTCCAACATCGCCACCATGCAGGCGTTGGTTGCTGGCCATTCGTTCGATCTGATAGTGATCCCAGAGCTTGCCTCCACAGGATATTCCTACACCAACCGAGCGGAACTTCTTCCCCTTGCCGAGCTCCCTGCCCAGGGGGCGTTCACCCAATGGATGCTTCAGCTTGCCAGCCAGCAGAATGCCGTGGTGGTGGGCGGGTTTGCCGAGCGCGACCAGCAGGAGCGGTTGTTCAACTCGGCATTCATCGCGCTTCCGAACGGGGAGTGGAGCGTTTATCGGAAGACGCATCTGTTCTACAAGGAGAAGCTGATCTTCCAACCCGGCGATAGCGGCTTCTTGGTGACGGAGTGGGATGGAGTCCGGATTGGGACGATGATCTGCTACGATTGGCGTTTCCCCGAATCCGCACGGGCGCTTGCGCTGTGCGGAGCCGATGTCATCGCGCATCCCTCCAACCTGGTGGCCGCAAAAAAACTGTGGGGGCCAACAATGCGTACTCGCTCATTGGAGAACAAAGTGATCACGGTGACGGCAAACCGCGCCGGAACCGAGATGTTGGAGGGGGAACCGCTGACCTTCACCGGCGAAAGCCAGATTGTTGGGATGAACGGCGCGCTGCTTGCCGAGTGCAGCCCCAACGCAGCCACGGTCATCGTTGCCGAGGCGGACCCGCTGGCAACCCGAAAGAAGGAGATCAACAGCTTTAACGACCTGTTTGCCGACCGCCGGGCGGAGATGTATCCAGAGGTTGGGCCAACGAAGTGAGCAGAAGCGGGCGGAAACAAGCAAAGGTTCAAGCCCGGAAAAAACAGGTGGTCATCCGTGCTGCTTGTGGTGTGTGGTGGGAAGGGGCTATATTTCGCGCCGTCGGGAACTCCTCGTGCAAATTCTCAATGCCTTCAACACTTCTTGCGGACCGAACGGTGAAGACGCAAGGACTTTTCCAGCAATGACATTCCGGTGAACGTAACCAGCGACACAATCAACACCATTGCCGGCATCTTGGGCGCACGCGTCCAGGGGAACGGCTCCGAAACCATTCTGTACATCGGCGCGGGGCGCGCTACGCCGGCCATTGTGCTGACGCTTTCGGCCTTAAGCGACGGGACGGTATTGGTCTCGGCACAAACGGTTCATGGCTACTTTGAGCTTCACGCCGTTCAACGCTTCGTTCCGGTTGATCCCGACGAGGTGATCTTTGTTGCCGAATCTGGTGGGCGCATTTCGGGATTGGTTGTTGGCCATGAGGGGACCTGCTCCTTATTTGCCAATGTGGACCACGCCATTCTCTCGGCAGATTTAACGCAGCTGGACCCTGCGTTGCTCCTTTCCTCGATGCAGTTGGGGCTAACCGAGCAACTCAGTTTCGGCACAGAAGGGTAGGTGGCCCGGGGTATGGTTTCCATCATCAATGCCCATCCACGCACGCGGCTTCGGCGTGCGCCAATCGCCGAAGCGGTGCAGCAAGCCTTGCGTGGTGAGCGCATCCGCCGCGCAGAAGTCACGGTGGTGCTGGTTAGCGATCAGGAACTTTTGCAGATGAATCGGCAGTTCCTTCAGCACGATTACCTGACCGACGTTATCACCTTCCCGATTGAGGAGAACCCGTTGGAGGGGGAGATTTACATCAGCATTGACCGCGCACGCGAGCAAGCGATGGACTACGGCGTTGGGGTGCATGACGAAGTTTGCCGATTGGCCATTCATGGAACGCTCCACCTTGCTGGCCACGACGATGCAACCCCGCAGGAGCGCGCAGCAATGGGCGCGTTGGAAGATCGGTACTTGGCCGCGTTGGCAAGGCTTGGCAGCAGCCAAAAAAACAAGGCATTACCAAAGAAAAACATCACCCACACAAAAGGGCGTTGACTACGGCGTTCGCAGAACATATTTTCGCCGTTGCTTGATACCGAAATCCTTCATAACTGCTCATCAATGAACGAGAGAATTATAGACCTTATTCTCTACCTTGTCAGCCAAATCCGAAAAAACACGCCGATTGACTCAATTGACGTGAAAGTGCTTTCCGCCGATGGCTACACCGATGCCGAGATCGGTGCAGCGTTCAGTTGGATTGCTGACCAGGAGTCCTTCCGCCCGCTGGAGCAAATGATGCGTCGCCCGGGGTTCCGGGTGCTGCACGAGGCCGAGCGCGCAATCTTTCCGCCGGATACCTACGGCTACCTGCTGCAACTGCTGGAAATCGGCATTCTGAATGATATTGATCTGGAGAACCTGATCAATCGAATGCACATCAGTGGGTCGCTGCCGTTAAGCGTCCGCGACATCAAAGACCTGCTTCCAATGGTGCTTGCCGAGCGGGACGAAGAGCGATTCGCCGGCACGCGAATAATGCTGAACGCCCACGACACCATCCATTAGCCAGAAGAGAGAAGGGAGGGGGAGAGAGAAATGGAGGCGATGAATGGAAGGTACTTGGCGAGAAAAATTTCAGCGATGTCCCACGGGCAAGGGATCGCTGGCTGCGGGCTGTTTGCCTACCACGTCACAAACCACTACTTCCCCCATGACTATCGGTTCGTTCGATCCATCAACGTCGTTCTTTTTTATTGCTGGCCCCTGCGTTGTTGAAGGGCGCGAGATGATGATGCAGGTTGCCCAACGCCTTGCCGAGATTCGCGAGCAGCTTGGCGCGAACATCATCCTGAAGGCCAGTTATCGCAAGGCAAACCGGACCAGCGGAGGCTCGTTCACCGGATTGGGGGATGAGGAAGCGTTGGCGATGATCGCCGAAGCGGGCCGCGTCCACCAGTTGCCCACCCTTACCGACATCCATATCCCCGACGAAGCGGCAATGGCCGCAGAGTTTGTGGATGTTCTGCAGATCCCGGCCTTCCTTTGCCGCCAAACCGAACTGATTGAAGCCGCAGCAGCAACCGGAAAAGTGGTGAATATCAAAAAAGGGCAGTTCGCCGCGCCGGAGGATATGATCCATGCGGTTGAGAAGGGGAAGAATGCTGGGAACGGCAACATCATGCTGTGCGAACGCGGGACCTCGTTCGGCTATCACAACCTTGTGGTGGATATGCGTTCGCTGCTGATTATGCGGCAAGCCGGCGTTCCCATCGTCTATGATGCCACCCATTCCTTGCAGCTTCCAAGCGCGTCGGGAACCAGCGGCGGCCAACCCGAATACACCGTTCCATTGGCCCGGGCCGCGGTGGCCGTTGGGATCAACGGTGTTTTTTTTGAAACCCACCCGAACCCGCCGGCAGCCTTAAGCGATGCCACCACCCAGATGCCGCTCCATCAAGCCGAAGATTTCATCCGCGACTGCCTGCGCGTTAATGAATTTGTGCGGAGTTTGGGATAAGTAAATAGCAACACAAAAACGGCCTCCATCACGGATAGCATCACCTCTATTTCGCGCACCATTTCCAGCTATTTTTTTTTACCGATCACTACTTCCGAATTATGCTTTTCCACCGTGGCAAAGAAATTATTTCGATTGAGCAGGAAGCCTTGCAAAAGGTGGAGCAATCGTTGGGGGTGGAATTTGACCATGCGGTGAAAGTGCTGCTGCAATGCCGTGGAAAAGTGATCCTTACTGGCGTTGGTAAATCGGGAATTATTGCCCAAAAAATCACTGCCACGCTGAACAGCACCGGAACGCCAGCCTTTTACCTCCATCCCAACGATGCGTTGCATGGGGACCTGGGAATGATCCAGCGTGGCGACGCGGTGATTATCCTCTCAAAAAGTGGCGAGTCCCCAGAACTCCATCAACTCCTCTCGGTGCTGAATGGCCAGAAGCTGAGCATCATCGCCATGACCGGCAACCCGAACAGCACCCTGGCCCGCATGGCCAACGTGGTGCTGGATTGCGCGGTGGAGCGCGAAGCCTGCTCGTACGACATCGCCCCAACCGCTTCCACCACCGCCATGCTTGCCCTGGGCGACGCGCTTGCAGTGGTGCTGTACGAACAAAAAGGTTTCACCCGCGATGACTTTGCCCTTACCCACCCGGGCGGATTAATCGGCAAACGGCTGCTGCTGAAATTGGAGGATTTGATGAAGCGCGGCGACGCAATCCCGATGGTGAGCAAGCAAGCAAAGGTGGATGCAATCTTGCTGGAGATCAGCCGGAAAAGAATGGGAGCCACGTTGGTTGTGGAGCGGAGAAAACTTGTGGGAATTATCACCGATGGTGATCTTCGCCGGGCGTTGGAACAGAAGGTGGACCTCTACTCCCTCCGCGCCGCCGATTTGATGACAACCCAGCCCGTAACCGCCCCTCCCCAAATGCTTGGGACCGCAGGGCTGATGCTGCTAGAGTCTGGCAATCAGCGCCGAACCCAGCTGCCGATTGTCAACCAGCGCGGGATTGTTCTGGGAATCGTCCACCTGCACGATTTAATCGAGGCCGGCCTGAAATAAAAAGGCCGCCACTGCGCGACCTCAGTCGGGATGGCATTGATTGATGCCAAACTCCATTCCAACGCTATTCTTCTGCTACCCGCCATGATCGTGAAGTTGATCGTTCCCTTGCTGCTGTTGCTGACGTTTCTTTCCGCTTGTGGCTCCGGCACTGGCGACCGTCCGCCGAACAAGGCGAATATCCCCGCGAACGCTCCGGACCGCGAAAGCTGGAACACGACGATCCTTCTTAGCGACTCCACTTGGACCCGTGCCCGCATCCAAATTGGGCGCGCGCGGCAATATCAAGGGCGGCTGGAGACGCTGCTGGATAGCGGGGTGATCGCCCGTTTCTATGCCCAAGATGGCGGGCTGAACGCCACGCTTGTTTCCGACAGTGCCCGCATTGACGACCGCACAAAAAACATGGCCGCCTACGGGCGGGTCCACGCCGTCAGCATCAAGCGGCGAATTGTTGTCACCACCGACACGCTCCATTTCGATAACGCCGGACGCCGGTTTTACTCCAACGCTCCGGTCCGCGTGGTGGATAGCGTCCGCCATTGGGTGATTGAAGGTGTCGGTTTCCAAAGTGATGAAGCGATGACCAATTACAGCATCACAAAAATCACCGGAAAAGTGAATCAGGGGGAGGAATAGAAAGAGGGGGGCATTGTAGCAAAAAACTCCCTCTGTATTCTCTGCAATCTCACTCCCGCACTCACTCCGGCAGCCACTGATATCCAATCCCCAAACGGAGGCCAACGTATGATTGCTTCCAATCGGCATCCTTCAGAACGGAGTTGAGTTGGCGGCTGAAGAATGCTTCAAAGAAAAAGGTCCCAAACTCCGCCGACACGTTCCACCCCAACGCCACTTCCGCTGCGGTCCGCACACGGTCAAGTTGGTTCAGGGTTCTGTTGTCAATTAACGTCAGCGTATCCATCCCGTTGCCGTAGCGCAGGTCCTCCTTCACGTTGGCAAGCTGCACGTACTGCGTGGCCTTGCTGCTGACGGTATATGCCCCCGAAACGCCAACGTTCAAGTAGTAGTAGGAACCAATCGTCACCGCCTCCGAAACCAAAAACACACCGTAGAACGGAATGCTGACCCCAATTTTTCCGGCCAGCGCGTACTGGTTCAGGAACAGGGTGTTCACTTCTTTCAGGGAGCCTTTATTGCCAGCTAATGTTAGATAGCTGCGGGTGGTGTCGTTGGAGAACAGAAGGCCGTCGGCAATCTGCAACGTGGCATCGGCGCGCAGGATTGCGGGCATTGGCAAGTTCAGCGTGAAGCTCAATCCATACTCCGAAAAATTGGTGACGGGATAGACGGCATCCTCAATCTCCTTGTTCAAATTCGGCTGCTGGATTTCCCGCTCGCCCGATCGGTACGGGTTGGAGTGGGTGAACGGCGCGGTTGTTGGCACAAACCCGCTTGAGCGGATGCCGTGGGCGCGGTCGAACACGTCGGCATAGGGGAAGAGCGTGGTGAACGATAGCGACCGCGCCGCGAACGCCTGCGGAAACCAGCCGTGGGAATAATGCTTGATAAAATCATCCACAAGGTCCCCCATATCCGGCCCCTCGGGGTCCAGCCCGATGGATTTCCAGAGTGAGTCCTGCTCAACTTGGTACAGCGAATCTTGCCGCGCTTGCTGGGCCGAGTCAAGCGGTGGCGGCGGCTGCATCACCGTATCTGGAAGAACCTGCCGGACGGTGTCTTGCGGCGGAATCGGCGGCGGCACCCGGCGTTGTGCCGAGGTGTCGGCTTGCTGCTGGGTTGGTGCGGGCCTTGGGTTGCGCCGCCCGCGCCGTTGCGCGTCGGCCTCGGTTGCGGTGAACAGGAAAAGCAGAACCGCAGCCGCCCAAAACAATCGCGCCGCCGGGCTGGCGAACAATCGCTGGCGTGCCGTTGTGGTGCCAAGTATTGCCGGAGAAATCATTGCCGGAAAGAAGGAAGTAGGTCGTGAAGTCTTCATCGTAGGACGTGCATCGGTTTGTAGGCTTCTCCGCTGTTCGTCACCAGCCGCGCCCAATACACGCCAACCGAGACATCGTAGCCTGGGGTGAAAGTGATAAGATGGATCCCCGCCTTCACGAACCCCTGGTCAAGGGTGATATACTCCTCGCCAGTGTCGGTGTACAAAATCAGTTTCACCGGGGAATCTTTGTCAATCCGGTAGGCCCATGTTGTTGGGGTGAAACGAAGCACCGGGTTCGGGTAGTTCTGCTCCAGCATGGCAAACCGGACGTACGGGCGTGGGGTGCCGATTGAGGTTGTGGTCAGCGTCCCCGTTGCCGCGCCAAGCTCGCCACCATTCAGCCGCAGGGTGCTGAAGGTGACAACGCAGACCGAGTCGTTCCCCGCCAACGCCTCCCCGGCCAGCCGGAAAATGGTGTCCCCGGCGATGCGTGGCGTTGCCGTGCCGGTGCGGATCGTCAGCGCGAAGGTGAAGGTGCTGTCGGTGAGCTTCGTCAGCCGGGTGGCAAGCGTTGTGTCGCCGGCGGGGACCGCAAACCGCTCGGGGAAAAACACCGTGGGATTGCTGAGTTGGAACGCCCCTTCAATCGTCAGCGTTGCCCCTGTGTCAACGCCGCTTTGCAGCCGCAGCGGAAGCTGGACCTCCTGGCCAACAAACCCGTGAGCATCCCCCGCCACAATCTGGGCCGTGGTTGGGGTGGCGGCAAAAAGAAGAAGCAGCACGCAAATGGAGATCGGGATGATGCTTCCCGCGCTCGGCGTTTCCCACCGCTGTTTGCGGTGGCGGGAAGTCTGCTTTGGAATGGTTGCTGTAAAAATTCTCACGATGCCTCACCTCCCAATAATGACAAATTCCGTGCGGCGATTGCTGCGGCGGTGTTCGTCGGTGTCGTTCTCCACCAACGGTTTGGATTCGCCGAAGCCTTTTGCCACCAAGCGGTTCCGCCCAATCCCCATCTCCACCAATTCTTCCAGCACCGATTCGGCCCGTTTTTCCGAGAGGCGTTGGTTGTAGTCATCGCCGCCGCGGTCGTCGGTGTGGCCGCGAATTTCCATCACCAGCTTCGGGTTGCTCCGCATTGCCTCGGCCACCTGCCGCAGCAGCGGAAGCGACTCTGGCCGGATGGTTGCCTTGTCGTAGTCGAACTCGATGTTCACAAAAGCGATGGTTCCAACAGGGTCGAACGGGGTGAAGAGGGAACGGTCGTAGGTCCCGTAATCGCTGACGGTCAGGGATTGCAGTTCCGGGAAGCTGAGCCACGCCCGCGCCGTGTGCCGCGCATCGCACTGCGGCGGGCGGTAGGTGATCCGGTAGTAGTTGTTCATGCTCCGGTAGATGTCGGCAAACACGTACGGGAATTCCTTGGTGCTGAACAGCCGGTAGAACCGCCCGCCGGTGTAGCCAGCAAGGTTCCGCATCGGCTCTTCCTCGGCCATGCCGTAGGCCACGGTGTAGATTGCCGTGTTGGTTTCCCGCGCAACGCGGTGGACCGATTCCAACGTGCTGTCGGAACTGTTGTCGCCGCCGTCGCTGAACAAGATCGCCACCCGTTTGTATCCCGCCGGAGCTTTCTTCAGCTCGTCAATGCCGCGCAAGGTGCCGTCGTACATCGCCGTTCCCCCTTCGTATCCCCGCAGCCCGTCAATCTGGAACAGGCGTTTGTACAGGCTGCTGTCGGCGGTGAGCGGGACCTCCACTTTCATGGTAGAGGTGAATTTCACCACCGCCACCATATCCCCTTTC encodes:
- a CDS encoding M23 family metallopeptidase, whose translation is MRLRRDTLLLSFALFVCSLVLLVSHFSTAFASAGFWGKASFGNSAVLATEQFSASIRTIAQSIPEPVGVRASQRMMELEEEIQGIIRLTQSPAPAPTSDSVTLLRKVITYQQALYEMLVLVGEHRRMNNQLPLMIPCDGRYTSPYGMRVHPIKGVEKMHTGIDIAAPHGTEILAANGGIVTFAGWRNGYGNTIEIDHGFGYVTRYAHASKLIVAVGDTVMRGKVIARVGATGAATGAHLHYEILVDGEQVDPSGFLRYREPEVEQTPLVALR
- the ybeY gene encoding rRNA maturation RNase YbeY — encoded protein: MVSIINAHPRTRLRRAPIAEAVQQALRGERIRRAEVTVVLVSDQELLQMNRQFLQHDYLTDVITFPIEENPLEGEIYISIDRAREQAMDYGVGVHDEVCRLAIHGTLHLAGHDDATPQERAAMGALEDRYLAALARLGSSQKNKALPKKNITHTKGR
- a CDS encoding DUF494 family protein, whose amino-acid sequence is MNERIIDLILYLVSQIRKNTPIDSIDVKVLSADGYTDAEIGAAFSWIADQESFRPLEQMMRRPGFRVLHEAERAIFPPDTYGYLLQLLEIGILNDIDLENLINRMHISGSLPLSVRDIKDLLPMVLAERDEERFAGTRIMLNAHDTIH
- a CDS encoding KpsF/GutQ family sugar-phosphate isomerase, producing MLFHRGKEIISIEQEALQKVEQSLGVEFDHAVKVLLQCRGKVILTGVGKSGIIAQKITATLNSTGTPAFYLHPNDALHGDLGMIQRGDAVIILSKSGESPELHQLLSVLNGQKLSIIAMTGNPNSTLARMANVVLDCAVEREACSYDIAPTASTTAMLALGDALAVVLYEQKGFTRDDFALTHPGGLIGKRLLLKLEDLMKRGDAIPMVSKQAKVDAILLEISRKRMGATLVVERRKLVGIITDGDLRRALEQKVDLYSLRAADLMTTQPVTAPPQMLGTAGLMLLESGNQRRTQLPIVNQRGIVLGIVHLHDLIEAGLK
- the kdsA gene encoding 3-deoxy-8-phosphooctulonate synthase produces the protein MTIGSFDPSTSFFFIAGPCVVEGREMMMQVAQRLAEIREQLGANIILKASYRKANRTSGGSFTGLGDEEALAMIAEAGRVHQLPTLTDIHIPDEAAMAAEFVDVLQIPAFLCRQTELIEAAAATGKVVNIKKGQFAAPEDMIHAVEKGKNAGNGNIMLCERGTSFGYHNLVVDMRSLLIMRQAGVPIVYDATHSLQLPSASGTSGGQPEYTVPLARAAVAVGINGVFFETHPNPPAALSDATTQMPLHQAEDFIRDCLRVNEFVRSLG
- the lptC gene encoding LPS export ABC transporter periplasmic protein LptC, which produces MALIDAKLHSNAILLLPAMIVKLIVPLLLLLTFLSACGSGTGDRPPNKANIPANAPDRESWNTTILLSDSTWTRARIQIGRARQYQGRLETLLDSGVIARFYAQDGGLNATLVSDSARIDDRTKNMAAYGRVHAVSIKRRIVVTTDTLHFDNAGRRFYSNAPVRVVDSVRHWVIEGVGFQSDEAMTNYSITKITGKVNQGEE
- a CDS encoding VWA domain-containing protein, encoding MRELAQRTLLLALIPLTLLFGGCPHHIESMVEETLPPADYKPIYMTSTMPFGQVIEAWKGKITVGTGGISTGTVLGSEADSATMLPLQMDIRTVDDHRYPNEIELRAFVFDTNGRFVMGLAPPYFAGQGNYRNYWKKLVDSCNGTTTTIDSFNVTEVRQDRREPYAIALVLDHSPSMGESRARKLQEAIALLLKVIKKGDMVAVVKFTSTMKVEVPLTADSSLYKRLFQIDGLRGYEGGTAMYDGTLRGIDELKKAPAGYKRVAILFSDGGDNSSDSTLESVHRVARETNTAIYTVAYGMAEEEPMRNLAGYTGGRFYRLFSTKEFPYVFADIYRSMNNYYRITYRPPQCDARHTARAWLSFPELQSLTVSDYGTYDRSLFTPFDPVGTIAFVNIEFDYDKATIRPESLPLLRQVAEAMRSNPKLVMEIRGHTDDRGGDDYNQRLSEKRAESVLEELVEMGIGRNRLVAKGFGESKPLVENDTDEHRRSNRRTEFVIIGR